AGCGTGAGCAGGACAACAAATTGGTTGTGATCCGCCGCCAATTGGGAGGAACCCAGTGAACGAACAACTCGTGATCCGACTAGGCCACGAACATGACGCGCCAGTGCATTGGCTGGTCTGGTCATACAGCAGTTCAGAAGTGATCGCTTCTGGAACGCTCGCTGGTGTTGAGCAGTTGGAAACACTCCATGAACGTGTTGGGGGGCGCAAGCCCGTGGTATTGGTGCCGAGCAGCGAAGTGGGACTACATAATGTGCCATTGCCGCCAAAAGCGGGGCGTGCAGTTATCAAAGCCTTGCCATTTATGCTTGAAGAACAGCTGACACAAGATGTGGACAGTTTGCACTTTGCCTTAGGTGAGCGAAAAGACAATGTTCAGCAGGTCATGGTTGTCAGCCGTTTAAAGATGGCGCAATGGTTGGATTGGCTGCGAGAAGCCAATTTTGAGCCCCAGCGGCTACTGCCTGATCTACTCGCTTTACCATGGCAAGAGGACGGCTGGACAGCTTTGGATATGGAGCAGCAACTGCTGCTGCGTACCGATGAATTTGCCGGCATCGTTGTTGAACATGACAATGCAGAGCTTTACCTGCAGAGCATGATCGCGGCGCGAGAGGAGAGTGAAGAGCCGCAGCTGTTGAACAGCTATCAGCCATGGATCTTTGCTGATATTGATGGCTTACAGATTGAGCGTCAGCCAGAAGAGTTGCCGATGCAACTGCTGGCCGAGCATCTGCCAAGCCATAAGTGGAACTTGTTGCAGGGTGACTTTGAAGCTAAGCGAGAAGTGGACACTCGATGGCTACCCTGGCGCAAGGTTGCCATTGTGGTCGGCGTCTGTTTATTACTTAACATGGTGCTAGATGGCCTGCAGCTGTTAAGGCTAAGTAATCAGACCGCATTGGCGAAGGAACAGACCTTGTCAGTGTTTAAGGTGGTGTTTCCTGAGGTGAAAGCTTCTTCGGTCAGTAAAGCCCGCTCCATTATGAAGCAGAAGCTTGGCGAGCTCGGTGGCAGTGTGTCCACGGATCTCAGCCTATTTAGCATGCTGTCGCAGTTGGAAAAACCCTTCAGTGACGTCGCTAATATGTCCCTTGCATCGCTGAAGTTTGACAGTCGTAGACGAGAGCTGCGGATCCAGGCGGAAGGCAAAGCTTTCGCCGATTTTGAAAAGTTTAAAGCTGCGGCCCCTGATAGTTTTGACATTGAGATCGGTTCGTTAAATAACCAGGATGGCAAAGTCACTGGGTCGGTGACGATAAGAGGTAAGCAATGAATGCACTAAAGACTTATCTTGATGGGCTTGATGTCAGAGAAAAGCAGTTGCTGGCGATGGCGGCTGTTGCCGTCGTTGTCGCTATCTTCTATTGGGGCTTGTGGTCACCATTAAATAATGCCGTTGCTGATGAGCAACAGGCGCTGAGTTCGGCAGAGAGCCGCTTGGCCGAAATGAAACGTGCAGCGGTTGAGGTTGTTAACCTGCGTGCCAGCACAGGTAAGGGAAATGTTCGTAGCGGCTCGTTATCGTCGATTGTTAACCGAACCGCGAAGGCACAGAAAGTCGTTATTGCTCGCATTCAACCTCAGGGGGAAGATCTCCAGGTGTGGATCGATCGCGTTGCTTTTAATGATTTTTTGCGTTGGCTACAGATATTGAAACAACAGTATGGGATTGACGTCGGCAGCCTTGATTTGACGTCAGAGCAGGAAACCGGCGTGGTTCGGATCCGTCGTTTGCAATTAAGAAGGGGATAATGACGTGATTTGGTTACGCCGAGGCATCATTGCTGGTTGCCTGTATTTGGTTTTCTTAATAGCCACCCTTCCCGCAGCATTGCTGGTGAACTGGCTGCCCTTACCTGATGATGTGGTCCTGCAAGGCGTCAGCGGTACCGTCTGGAAAGGCGATGTGGCTGTGGTTAGAGAGCGTCGTATTGTGTTGGAAAAGGTACGCTGGGATTTATCGCCATGGCCGCTGTTGCTGGGGCAAGTGAAAGCCAACGTACAGTTCGGTGATCGTAACTCAGAGATAAATGGCAGAGTCGATCTCGTTGCCGAAACAAGTGGTATCTCAATTTATAACGGCTACTTGGAAGTGCCGGGCAAATTTGTCGATAGTTTGGCGAATCTACCAGGAGGTAGTCGTTTAGATGGCCGTTTCCGCTACGCGATTGATCGTTTCGAACATGGGCTCCCTTGGTGTGAATCCCTGAAAGGAGATATCTACTGGGAAGAAGCGATGTTCAGTAATCGATTGCTGAAGAACCCTGCACCATTGGGTCTATTTCATGTCACATTGAGTTGTGTTGACGGCCAGGTGGTCGGTGTCATTGATGGTAGCCAGAGCCCGCTAAACTTGACGGGTGAATTGAAGTTGCCTGATCGTGAACGTGCCGTTGGGTCACTGCTGATGCAGCCGGATCGAACTTTGCCAAAAGATCTGCGCGAAGGCCTAGAATTCTTGAGCGACAAAACCCCCGAAGGGTTGAAGATAGAGTTCGACACCAAGTTGGGTCTATAGTCGTTAAAAACTGTGCCCCCTTTATCTGGGGGTTGCCCGGATCGCGCTCAGCAGTTGCCGATAGTCTTTGATATTTTGGTAGTTAGGGATCAGCGCGGGTTGCTTCTGACTGTCGGGGTTGGCTACGGCTAACAGGTGGGCTATGCCGTATTTGCGAGCGGCATTTAGCACACTGACACTGTCATCAACGAATAGTGTAGTGGCGCGGTCAAAACCGATTTTTTTCTGCAATGCTTGCCACATCTTTTGCTCCTCTTTTGCTGCACCAAAACTGTGGCTACTCAGCAGTAGGTCCAGATGTTGGTCCAGTTGCGTTTTCTCGACTTTTAGCGAAAGACTGTCAGGGTGGGCATTAGTTAGCAAGATCACGGCTCTGCCAGTTTCTTTTAGCGCGGCAAGAAAGGGCAGGGTATCGGGGCGTAAGCTGATCCTGTTGGCTACTTCGCGCTTCATCGCCACAATATCCATCTGCAAACGTGCCTGCCAATAGTCGAGGCAGTACCACTGCAGTGAGCCGCGCACTTCATGATATGCGTTCAATAGCGTGTTACTCGCTTCTGCCTGAGAGAGCCCTTTCTCTTCAGCGTAGCGCTTTGGTAGGTGCTCTAGCCAAAAGTGATTATCAAAGTGGAGATCCAGTAATGTGCCATCCATATCGAGTAAAACAGTGTCAATCTCTTTCCAATTCAGCATTTTTCTCTTCCGTAGCCCTGTCTGGTACAAAAAATGTTGGCACGATGGCAGTTCGCCGCTAGTGTAATCCTAGCGTCTAAATCTTGATATGAATATCAGCCCTTAATAATGAGTCGGTAATGAGCCAGGAACCTCCGAAAAGGCAAAAACCCAAGGTACTCGCGCGACGCGTCGTCGCCCAAAGTCGCCTATTCACCATTGAAGCGTTGGATCTGGCTTTCTCCAACGGTGCGCGCCGTGAGTATGAAAGGATGCAGGGCAGCGGACGAGGGGCTGTGATGATGATCCCCATATCGGGCGACAACTTAATCCTTGTTCGTGAATATGCTGCCGGAACAGACAGTTATGAGCTAGGCTTTCCCAAAGGTCTGATTGACCCAGGTGAGACGCCGGAACAGGCTGCAGATCGAGAATTGAAAGAAGAGATAGGTTTTGGTTGCCAACAGTTGACCAGGCTCAAGACGTTGACCATGGCCCCCGCTTATTTTGGCAGTCAGATGACTATCTTGTTGGCGCAAGATCTGTATCCAGAGCAGCTACAGGGCGATGAACCTGAGCCGCTGGAACGGGTATATTGGCCGGTCTCGGATATGCTGGGCTTGGTTCAACAGGAAGAGTTTTGTGAAGCTCGCAGTATTGCTGCGGTTTATTTGGCGCATCAATGGCTGCAACAGAAGAGGTAACAATGGAGCCGATTGCACTGCTCAATGATGTACGGGCGATGGCGGTCGAAGCCGGCAATTTGATAGTTGATATCTATCAGCAGGGACGGTTCGAAAAGCTTACTAAACAGGATGAAACGCCGGTAACGACAGCTGATCTGAAAGCTAATGATTTACTTATCAAACGTTTGACGGCTTTAGCCCCTGATATTCCAATCTTATCGGAAGAGGTCACAGACGTTGGTTTTAACAAGCGTTGCCACTGGGACAAGTATTGGCTCATTGATCCTCTAGATGGTACTGGTGAATTTATTGCAGGAAGTGGCGATTTTGCCGTGAACGTCGCACTGATCGTCGGTGGTGTACCCACACTGGGTGTGGTTCATGCGCCGGTATCAGGGATAACCTATTTTGCTACCCGTGGTCATGGCGCTTTTAAGTGTCAAAACGGCGATACTCAGGCAATCAAAGCCACTAAGTTGTCACCGCAGCAGCCTTACTCTTTGCGGGTCGCTGTCAGCCGTCGGCAAAACCTTGAGTTGATCACTGATCGTCTGCACGAGGATGTGCAGGCCGAGTTCATTCCCTTTGGCAGTAGTACACTGAAAAGCTGTATGGTTGCCGAGGGCGTTGCAGACTGTTATCTGCGTATTGGTCCTACCGGAGAGTGGGACACTGGTGCGGCACAATGTGTTGTCGATGAAGCAGGGGGGCGCATTCTCGACCTTGCCCTCAACCCGCTTAGCTACAATGAACGCGAATCGTTGGAGAACCCGAATTTCATTGTCTTGGGGGACGAGTCATTGCCTTGGAGCTGCATGTTAAAGAGTTAACCAGTGACGATCTGACGAGACAAAAAAAACCGCTGATAGTCAGCGGTTTTTTTGATTGAGCAGGTCATCAAAACAGTCGGTTTAAGCCGTTGAGCGCCGCAACACGATAGGCTTCAGCCATCGTCGGGTAGTTGAAGGTGGTACGGACAAAATACTCGATGGTATTTGCGTCACCTTCTTGCTCCATGATTGCCTGACCGATATGCAGGATCTCAGATGCGTTCACACCGAAACAGTGAATGCCAAGGATTTGCTTAGTTTCGCGATGGAAAAGTAACTTCAAACAGCCAACGCCAGCGTTGGCGATCTGTGCGCGAGCCAAGCTAGAGAAGTGTGCCTGACCGATCTCGTATGGGATCTTCGCTGCGGTTAACTCCTGCTCAGTTTTTCCTACTGAACTAATTTCAGGAATGGTGTAGATCCCGGTGGGAATATTTCCTATTAGTTTCGCTTCTGCTTTGCCATCAACGATGGCATCGGCGGCGATCCGGCCCTGGTCGTAGGCGGCACTGGCTAAGCTGGGATAACCGATCACATCACCAACCGCGTAGATATTCTCAACGCTGGTTTGGTAGTGTTCATTCACTTCCAGTTGACCTCGGTGATTGGCTTTGAGGCCAACCTTGTCTAGTTTCAGCGTATCGGTATTACCGGTTCTGCCGTTGGCAAACAGCAAGGCATCAGCTTTTAATCGTTTCCCTGATTCGAAGTTCACCACCACACCATGATCTTCACCGACAACACTGGCGTAGGTTTCGTTGTGACGGATCATCACACCGGAGGAGCGCAAGTGATAGCTCAGTGCGTCGGAGATCTCAACATCAAGAAAAGAGAGTAACCGTTCGCGGCTATCGATCAGAGTTACTTTACAGTCCAGTCCGCGGAAGATGGATGCGTATTCACAGCCGATCACGCCTGCCCCATAAATGATGATATGCCGTGGGTGGTGGGTGAGATTTAAAATAGTGTCGCTGTCGTAGACCCGTGGGTGAGAAAAATCGATATCAGCGGGGCGATAGGGGCGAGAGCCCGGGGCCAACAGAAGTTTGTCAGCCGTGATTGTTTCGGTACCGCCCTCAACAACCACCTTAACAGTATTGCGATCAACCAACTCGGCGCAGCCATGGATCACATCAACATCATTGCGGTTGTAAAACCCGGCACGCATTCGGGTCTGCTTGGTGACGACAGACGCCGCTTGCTTCAAAATCTGATCAAAGGTCCAGGCGCGCGGCTTATGGAAACCTTCGACAAACAGTGGACTGTTATTGAAATCGATCAGGCGGGAAACCGAGTGGCGTAGTGCTTTTGACGGGATCGTTCCCCAATGGGTGCAGCCCCCACCGACATCTTGATGGCGCTCAACAACGGCGACTCGCTGGCCGCGTTTGCTTAAGTTCATCGCAGCACCTTCACCTCCCGGACCTGAGCCGATGATGATCGCATCGTAGTGGTTGTTTTCAATTTCTTCACAGGGTGTCGTAGGAGAGGCTTTTTGTTTTGTCACAGCGAGTATGCTTCTTATTGGCCGCAGAGAACGCCTATGTTACCGATCCCTGCAGGCCGACTAAAGTGCAAACAGCATAAAAAGCGCCCAAATGACGGAAACTCACGACAACGAGCGCTAATTTGTGGCCAATATCGGCTAATTTACTGACACTAGGGGCTGACTATTATCTGCAGCCAGTAACCGGCCAATTGCTTGTGCTGGCATATGATGTTGCGCCAATACGGCTGCAACCGCGTCACTTTGCTCCTGCGTTACCGCAATTAGCAGGCCACCACTGGTTTGTGGATCGCAGAGTAGCTGCCGCTGCAGTTCGGTTAATCGCGTGGCTTTATCACCATAGCTGGCGAAGTTACGCTCGGTACCGCCGGGAACACAGCCTTGACTGCGATAGAACTCTACCTGTGCCAGTAGTGGTACCTGGGCAAGCTCGATCTCCGCACGTACGCCGCTGCCTTCGCAGATCTCAATTAGGTGACCTAGCAGGCCAAATCCCGTGATATCGGTCATTGCGGTGACACCGTCCATCTGCGCTAACTGATAGCCTAAGCTGTTGAGTTGGCACATGGCATCAATGGCGATCAACTCATCTTCGCTACGCAGCTTTTTCTGTTTTTGGGCAGTAGTGAGAATACCGATACCCAAAGGTTTAGTAAGAAACAGTTGGCAATCGGCAGTGGCCTGATCATTGCGCTGTAGTTGGCTTAGTGGCACCTCGCCGGTGACAGCTAAACCAAAAATAGGCTCTGGGGCATCAATGCTGTGACCGCCTGCAAGCAATATTCCTGCATCAGCACAGGCTTGACGCCCACCATCAACGACTTGGGCGGCAACCTCTGGCGGCAATTTCGCCGTCGGCCAGCCAAGAATAGCGATCGCCATTAGCGGTTTGCCACCCATGGCGTAGACGTCGCTGATGGCATTAGTGGCTGCAATACGGCCGAAGGTAAAGGGATCATCGACTATCGGCATAAAAAAATCAGTGGTACTGATAACGCCGCGGCCGTCGCCTAAATCATAAACGGCGGCATCGTCTTTGCTCTGATTGCCGACTAATAGCTTAGGATCAGACGGCAGGGCAAGCTGACTGTGGAGAATGGTGTCTAATACCGCCGGGGAGATCTTGCAGCCGCAACCTGCGCCGTGGCTGTATTCGGTGAGTTTAATCGATTCCATCAAACGTATGCCTAGTTATCACAATCGGTTAAGGATAACGGTGCGCGGATTGATGACAAGTGCGGAAATCAACTATTACTGATTTCCGCACTTGTTTAGTTAGGCATACTGGGCAGTGAGTTGGCGCCACTGTTTATGTTGGGCCAACCAGCGTTGTTGTAGCTCTCGACACTGTGTCACTAGTTCACTTTGCTCATAGCGTTTCAGCATGCGTCGCTTCTTTAGGTCAAGTAAACGCTTACGAGTACTGTAGAAGGCGTTCAGCTTAGCCAGCAACTCTTCATACTCCGCTTGAGTTTTAGCAATCAATTGCTCGGTATTACTACGCCCTTGTAATCGGCTTTGCAGGCGTTGTAGCTGCATATGATAACGTGCCGCTTGGATCCGCTCTTCCGGGCTTTTTTTCAATTTACGGGTTAAACCAAGCCAACTGCAGCTTTTGATTAACCATTTGGTGGGATCAAATTGCCACCAACGAATGCCATTCCGGTAATCGTATTCAAACAGATGATGAAAATTATGATAGCCTTCGCCATAGGTTAAAAAGGCGAGAAAACCGTTATCGCGCGCACTGTTCTTATCGGTGTAGGTTTGCTTGCCCCAGATATGCGCCAATGAGTTGATAAAGAAAGTGAAATGGTGGCTAAGTACCAGTCGCAGTAACCCACACATCAGGAAAGCGCCGATCACGTCACCACTAAACAGACCAAAGATGACTGGAATACCGATATTGGTGGCGAGCACTAGGCGGAGGTAATACTTGTGTTGCCACATCACGACCTTATCGCGGGTGAGATCACGAACATTACGGTAGTCGTCATAACTGTCGCCTTGATACTCGCGCAACATCCAGCCGATATGGCTGTACCAGAAGCCGCGTCCGGCGGAGTAGGGATCTTTCTCATTATTGTCGACATGGCGATGATGCACCCGATGATCAGAGCTCCAGTGCAGGGCACTGTTTTGTAGAGCAAATGCGCCACCAATAGCGAATATTACTTTCAGGACAGGGTGCGCTTCGTAGGTCTTGTGTGACCATAAGCGGTGATAACCCGCCGTGATAGATATTCCTGAATAGCCAAGTAGTAAAATACAGCCGACCACTTCCGCGAGGCCGAAGCCGTGATAAACACCCCAAGCTGGAACTAGGATCAAAGCTCCCAGTAGAGTTAAAGAAAATAGCAGGATATTAGTCCATATCAGTGGTGGTTTAGGTGAAACTGACATTATTGGGTACTCATGTTTATTTTCAGCGTACAGTTGTACGCTGATTCTATCTCGCCTGTTCCCTAATGCAACCATTCTTATATGATCCTGCCTTGGGTATGATGGGGATGAAGATGGCAGTGTAAATTGACAAACAAGGGGCGTTCGTGGGCGTTCGGGCAGAACAAAAGTTAAAAACAAGACAGGCACTAGTTGATTCGGCCTTGTCACAACTCAGTGCGGAAGTAAGCTTTGCCAGCCTGAGTCTGCGTGAAGTATCACGGGAGGCCGGTATCGCTCCCACCTCTTTTTATCGCCACTTCCGGGATATGGATGAGCTCGGTTTAACCTTAGTGGATAGCGCAGGTTTGACCCTGCGACAGCTGATGCGTCAGGCACGGCAGCGGATTAAGGATGGCGGCTCGGTGATCAGAACCTCTGTGGAAACTTTCATGGAGTTTGTCACTGAGAACCCCAATGTTTTCCGTTTGTTACTGCGTGAACGTTCCGGCACTTCGGCCTCTTTTCGGGCCGCGGTAGCACGCGAGATCCAGCATTTTATTGAAGAGCTGGCGCACTATCTGATGTTGCAGGTGGGAGGGCGTTCGGCGGATGTCAATGTGCAGGCTGAGGCGATGGTTACTCTGGTGTTTAGTGCCGGTGCGGATGCACTTGATCTGCCTAAAGATCAGTTACCTGTGCTGACCGAGCGTGTGATAAAACAGTTGAAACTGGTTGCCCGTGGGGCAGCCAGTTTCAGATCGGATGAGATCGAGTAACCTGCTTATTGGCGGCGAGTGAGTAGAACGCCAGCTTCGCAATGGTGGGTGTAAGGAAATTGATCAAATAATGCGAAACGGCTGATCTCGTGGGTTTCGATTAACTGCTCCAGGTTTTCCGCTAAGGTTTCTGGGTTACAGGAGATATACAGAATATTGTCGTAGCCCCGTACTAGATTGACCGTCTCTGGATCTAGGCCTGAACGGGGGGGATCGACAAAAATGGTATTACATTCGTAGCTACTGAGGTCGACACCCGCCAAACGATTAAATTTTCGTCCAGCCATCGCCTCGGTGAACTCTTCACTAGACATGCGGATCACGGTGACATTATCGACCTGATTCAACTTCATATTCAATTGTGCGGATGCCACTGAAGGTTTGGCTATCTCGGTAGCCAGCACTTTACGGAAGTTCTGTGCCAGAGGCAGAGTGAAGTTGCCATTACCACAGTAGAGTTCGAGCAGGTCCCCTGACATCTCTTTGGTGGTATCGACCGCCCAATTAAGCATCTTTTCACAGACCCCTGCATTGGGTTGAGTGAAACTGTTTTCTATCTGTTGGTAGTGAAACGGCTTATCGCCGACAGTGAGCGTTTCCATCACATAGTCACGGGCTAAGACGATTTTTTGTTTGCGTGCGCGGCCGATAAGTTCAACTTTGCCATGGTGCTGTAGGGTTTGCTGTAACTGTGTTGCCGCCGCTTCCCATTCAGTGTCTAACTGACGGTGATAAAGCAGGGAGATGGTCGCTTCACCGGTTTGAGATGAGAGAAAGTCTACCTGAAATAGTTTCCGGCGGAGTATCGGTTGCCCTTTGATCTCGTTTAGCAATGCGGTCATCAGCTCATTAATAAGTTGAGACGCTTGCGGAAAGCTTGTCACTTTGTAGTGATTACGGGTGCCCTTATCAAACATGATGTAGTCAAGATCGTCCCCATCATGCCAGACCCGAAATTCAGCGCGCATCCGATAGTGACTAGGCGCTGAAGCAAATAGTTCCAATGTGGGTGGCGAAAAGCGGTTAAAGGTCTCTGTTAACCAACGACTTTTGTCCGCTAGCTGGGCATCGTATTCGGATCGGGAAAAGGATAACTCAGCCATTGGCTACTCCATTGGTCACTGCCGTTTTGACAGCGAAGCTCTCTGATAGGGGGCGCAAATTTTAGGCAAACTGGCGGCAGAGTCAAAAAAACCTGCATTAGAGCTTAGATGAGCAAAATTAAAATGGTCAAAAAACAGTCAAGTTTAATCTTGCTGAGCCGATAGAGAGTTCAGAGGCGATTAGGAGGTACGCATATCGATAGAATAAACGGATAGGACCTCATTATGTTTCAGTTCAATCAACAACTCTTCAGCAACTTATCTACAAATCGTGATCAGCTGAGTTATCAGCAGAACTATTCCGCAACAGCTTCTACTCAACCGACTCGCCCCCTGGCTAGTTTACCATCAGCGCAGCCATTGCCAGCTGCCGTTGCTCAGTCTCCACTAGTTGAGCCGCAGGCTAAAGCTGCGCGCGTTGATAAAGCGCTAAGTCAATCTTTAAGTGAGCGCTTTCCGGCGGTTGCGACGGAACCCGCCTCCGCTTATGCCACTGAAAGTTCGAAGAAACTACAAGCACTAACCGCCAAGCTGTACCAAGCGCAATCAGACGGTGCCAGTAGGAAAGAGCTAAGGGCAGAATACCGTGAGTTACGCCGGGATGTCCGTTCGGCCTTTAAAGAAGCGAGAAGCGATCTAAAAGAGAGCGGTTTGTTCGATCGCGATATGCGCCATACCTTGCAGGGTGAATGGAAAGCATTTTCTGGTTCGCTTAAGCAGTTTCGACAAGCATTGAATGAACCGGTGCAACCCACTGCTCCCCAAGCGCCTGTGCAAATGCAAACGGTGAGCTATCAAACTGCCAGCTTTAATATGAGCAGTAACGGTAGTGAAGTGAATATGAGCTTCAGTAGTCAGCAGTATTTCAGCCAGACCAATGTCGGCAATAATCAACCACAGCAATCAGCTTTGGAAAGCAAAGAGATAGCGCCAACGCCATCCCTAGTTTCTGAGTCTCAGCCTGAAGCTGTTGCAGTCGCAGAGCGCCCCACAGGGAATCAAGAAGAGGCAGCTGTAGCCGTTCTTCCGCAAGCAGAAGTTGACACCAGTGCAGAGACTTCAACCTCTAGTCAGCCCCTCTCACCCTTATCTATGTTGCAGCAGTTTTTGCAGAGCTTACCTGGAGCGGTTGGTGTAGGCAGCTATAGCATGATGGCCAGCAGTCAGTTCTCCTTCTCTGCATCAATGAATATGCAGTCTGGCAATGGCCAGTTTCAGGCAAGTTATAGCTATAGTGGCAGCGCTCAATTCTATTACGCGGTGAATGGCACTGAGAGCAGCCAGCAGACTGGCGAGGTTGCAGGGTTGGTTGGGGATCTATCCGAGCTGGCAGATCAATATCAAAGTGGTGCGATAGAAGCCGCAGTGGCCAGCGCAACAAACGCTTCGCAAGAGGATAACGATACCTATAGTCCGGGTACAGGATTCGCACAACAAAATTCCGCTGCCTCTGAGGTCGTTGACTATAAAGCGCGGCTATTGCAAGTCGAGGAGGGGTTCAAGCAGCAGTTCTCTCAACAGCGTGCCATGTATGAAGTGTCGGAGCTTATCTTTGCCCAGCTGAATGGTCAGCAGAGCTCAAACCAAACGCAGCTACAAGTAGAGAAGTTTGAGCAGTTTAACCAGTCTGTTCGGTTTAACTAGTTTGTACGTGCGCCAACGCGCAGGTTCGGGCCCCGAGTATTAAAGGTTACTTTTATTCTCTTCAGTCTGGTTTTACCATGAGACCCCACATATCAATGTGGGGTTTTCTTTTTACAGCCTCTGGTCACGATAAGCGATGTCACTGAGACAACCAATATTAGTATTTGATTCTGGCGTGGGTGGATTGTCAGTTTGGCAAGCGATCCGT
This genomic window from Corallincola holothuriorum contains:
- the trmA gene encoding tRNA (uridine(54)-C5)-methyltransferase TrmA; amino-acid sequence: MAELSFSRSEYDAQLADKSRWLTETFNRFSPPTLELFASAPSHYRMRAEFRVWHDGDDLDYIMFDKGTRNHYKVTSFPQASQLINELMTALLNEIKGQPILRRKLFQVDFLSSQTGEATISLLYHRQLDTEWEAAATQLQQTLQHHGKVELIGRARKQKIVLARDYVMETLTVGDKPFHYQQIENSFTQPNAGVCEKMLNWAVDTTKEMSGDLLELYCGNGNFTLPLAQNFRKVLATEIAKPSVASAQLNMKLNQVDNVTVIRMSSEEFTEAMAGRKFNRLAGVDLSSYECNTIFVDPPRSGLDPETVNLVRGYDNILYISCNPETLAENLEQLIETHEISRFALFDQFPYTHHCEAGVLLTRRQ